The region CTTGTTCGCGTGATTGAAGGCGAAGTCTTTGACGTGGCTGTAGACCTTCGCAAGAACAGCAAGACCTTTGGCAAGTGGGTGGGCGTCACGCTCTCCGCCGAGAACAAGAAGCAGTTCTACATTCCCGAAGGCTTTGCTCACGGCTTTGTCGTGCTTTCCGAAACGGCTTCGTTCGTTTACAAGTGCACCCGCTTCTATGCCCCGGGCGATGAAGGCGGCCTTATGTGGAATGATCCTGAAATTGGCATCAAGTGGCCGGTTGGGGATGGTTTTGAGCCGCTTCTTTCTGAAAAGGATACGAAGAACCCGTGTCTCAAGGACCTAGGTTTCGCGTTTGACTAAAGGCCAATGACTATTGGCCATAGACCATTAACTAATACCCAAATTCACTAATTAATTTGCTATTTTTTGATTACTATGAAAAATATTCTTGTCGTTTGCACTGGGAACATCTGCCGTAGCCCTACAGGGGAATACCTTTTGAAAAAGGAACTTGGACCGGGCTTTAACGTGATGAGTGCTGGGCTTGGAGCGTTGGTTGATAATCCGGCTCACGAAATATCGCAGAAGATTGCTTTGCAGCATGGCATTGATATGAGCGCCCATAAAGCGCGCCAAATCAATTTGGATATTCTCAAGTGGGCTGATTTGATTTTGGTGATGGAAAACGGACATAAAAGGGAACTTTTGCATAAATATCCGTGGCTTGAAGGTAAGGTTTTCCGTTATGGTGAATCCCACCAGGTCGATATTCCGGACCCGTATCGAAGACCTGAAAACGCGTTTGTTCTCGCATGGAATTTCATTTCCAAGCTGACACCGTATTGGGTTGAAAAGATTAGACAAAGTGAAGCTAATAAATAATTTAAAAAAGGTAATGTATGAATAAAATAGGTATAGCTCTTTGTGGTGTTGCTGCCGCTGTTCTGAATGGCTGCTTTGCGGCCCCTCAGATGCGGATGGACATCCCTACAGATTCCACAACCTATAATGGAATTACTTTCAAGTTGCATTCCATTGAAAAGGGCGATATGGGTGAACCGGTGGTTGCCGCTGTTAATCCATCCGAAGGCAAGTTGGAAGATTTGATGGTAGATACGCTCCCTGACTTGGAGTACAGGATTGGACCTCTGGACATGGTGCAGGTCGTTGTGTGGGAACATCCAGAACTGACCTCTCCGATGGGACAGTACCAGCCGGCCGGCCAGAAGGTGACGACTGATGGTAAGCTTTTCTATCCGTATGCCGGCGAACTTCAGGTGGCGGGTCTTACCGCTCAGGAACTCCGTCTTGAAATCACCAGACGCCTTTCCGATAAGATCCTTAATGATCCGCAGGTGGATGTCCGTGTGACGGGTTACCACAGCCGCAAGGCCTTTGTTACAGGTGCTGTGAATAAGCCTGGCTTTGTAAACTTTGATGAAAACCCGATGACGCTTCCGGATGCGCTTGCCGCTGTTGGGGGCTTTGAGGAATCGGCCGATCCTACGTTTGTGCAGCTCCGCCGTGGCGACAAGGTCTATAATATCGATTACATTCGCGCCTTCAAGGACAATATTGCTATAGAACGAATCCTTGTAAAGCCGGGTGACCAGGTTTTTGTTCCGCTGAAGTCTGATACGGAAAGAGATAGAAAGGTCTATGTCCTCGGTGAAGTTGCAAGAAGCGGCATTGTTCGAATGGATAACTACTTGAGCTTGGCTGAAGCCTTGGCTGCTTCTGGCGGTGTGAATGCTATAAATGCTTCTTCAAAGGACATTTATGTTATTAGAAATTCTTCGCCGGAAAAGATTGACATTTATCAGCTGGATGCAAAGAATGCTATGGCGCTTGCGATGGCTGACCGCTTTGAATTGAACCCGCGCGATATCGTGTATGTCGA is a window of Fibrobacter sp. UWB4 DNA encoding:
- the rfbC gene encoding dTDP-4-dehydrorhamnose 3,5-epimerase, giving the protein MGKFNFINTEIEGVKIIEPTVFGDARGYFMETYSKRDFAEGGIDVDFVQDNESRSKKGVLRGLHFQKQNPQGKLVRVIEGEVFDVAVDLRKNSKTFGKWVGVTLSAENKKQFYIPEGFAHGFVVLSETASFVYKCTRFYAPGDEGGLMWNDPEIGIKWPVGDGFEPLLSEKDTKNPCLKDLGFAFD
- a CDS encoding low molecular weight protein-tyrosine-phosphatase, producing MKNILVVCTGNICRSPTGEYLLKKELGPGFNVMSAGLGALVDNPAHEISQKIALQHGIDMSAHKARQINLDILKWADLILVMENGHKRELLHKYPWLEGKVFRYGESHQVDIPDPYRRPENAFVLAWNFISKLTPYWVEKIRQSEANK
- a CDS encoding polysaccharide biosynthesis/export family protein, coding for MNKIGIALCGVAAAVLNGCFAAPQMRMDIPTDSTTYNGITFKLHSIEKGDMGEPVVAAVNPSEGKLEDLMVDTLPDLEYRIGPLDMVQVVVWEHPELTSPMGQYQPAGQKVTTDGKLFYPYAGELQVAGLTAQELRLEITRRLSDKILNDPQVDVRVTGYHSRKAFVTGAVNKPGFVNFDENPMTLPDALAAVGGFEESADPTFVQLRRGDKVYNIDYIRAFKDNIAIERILVKPGDQVFVPLKSDTERDRKVYVLGEVARSGIVRMDNYLSLAEALAASGGVNAINASSKDIYVIRNSSPEKIDIYQLDAKNAMALAMADRFELNPRDIVYVDASGLATWNRFIGLILPTLNATISTFNNTSNAIQHVQYIHNEGWK